The Chitinophagales bacterium genomic sequence TCATACATGCAGGGTTGAAATGCATACAAGGTAAGTGTGTAGTTAACTCTATATCACTGAAAGAAGGGGAAGAGAAATTTATTGAGCAGGCGCGCACATGCAAAAACTTTGGCGCATCGGTTGTCGTGATGGCTTTTGACGAGAACGGACAGGCTGATACACTTCAGCGCCGTGTGGATATTTGTGAACGTGCCTATAAGATATTGACAGAGCAGGTAGGCTTCCTCCCGCAGGATATCATTTTCGACCCCAATATATTTGCCGTAGCTACGGGTATAGAAGAACACAATGGATATGCGCTTGAGTTTATTGAAGCCACACGCATCATCAAGCAGAAAATGCCTTTGGTGAAAGTAAGTGGTGGTGTCAGTAATGTATCGTTCTCTTTCAGGGGAAATGATGTAGTGCGCGAGGCAATGCACAGTGTATTCCTCTATCACGCCATCAGGGCAGGTATGGATATGGGTATTGTAAATGCCGGTCAGCTGCAGATATATGACCAGATAGAACCACAACTCAAGGAGCTGTGCGAGGACGTGATACTGAACAGGAGTGATGATGCTACGGAAAAACTGGTCACATTCGCAGACACGGTTAAGGCAAAGGACAAACAGGAAAAGAAAACGGATGAGTGGCGCAATGGCTCAGTTGAAGAACGCTTGAAGCACGCACTGGTGAATGGTATTACTGACTATATAGACGCGGATACTGAAGAGGCGAGGCAGAAATACGATACTCCACTCGAGGTAATAGAGGGCCCGCTTATGGACGGCATGAATGTGGTGGGTGACCTGTTTGGCAGTGGTAAGATGTTCCTGCCGCAGGTGGTTAAGAGTGCCCGCGTTATGAAGAAAAGTGTCGCGATACTTACTCCTTATATAGAAGCAGAAAAAGAAGAACGCAGACTATCAGGTAATACTGATGTAGAGCAGGCCGGAGCGGCTAAGATATTAATGGCCACGGTAAAAGGTGACGTACACGATATTGGTAAGAATATCGTGGGTGTGGTATTGGGCTGTAATGGTTACGATGTAATAGACCTGGGAGTGATGGTACCTGCTGACAAGATACTGGATACAGCTGAAAAAGAAGGTGCGGATATTATCGGTTTGAGTGGGCTGATCACGCCATCGCTGGATGAGATGGTGCATGTAGCAAAAGAAATGAAACGACGCGGAATGAAGCAGCCGCTGATGATAGGCGGAGCTACTACATCGCGCATACATACTGCTGTGAAAATTGCAGGTGGTTATGATAATGGTGTGGTGCATGTACTGGATGCCAGCCGTAGTGTTACGGTAGCAGGCAGTTTGTTGAGTAAAGAGAACAAGCAGCCGTTTCTTGATAATATAAATGCTGAGTATGAAAAGCTGCGTGTAGATTTTGCGAATAAACAAACACATAAGCAATACATACCGTTTGCAGAGGCACAAGGTAACCCTGTTGTTATTGATTGGGATAATTACACGCCACCTGTACCGTCATTTACAGGTACTAAATTATTTGAAGATTACGACCTGGCTGAGATAAGGCAGTACATAGATTGGGGACCATTTTTCATCGCATGGGAAATGAAAGGGAAGTTCCCGGATATCCTTACTGATGAACATGCAGGAACAGAGGCCACAAAACTGTATAATGATGCCAATGCTATGTTGGATAAGATTGTTGCCGAAAAGTGGCTGACAGCGAAAGGTGTTGTTGGTTTCTGGCAGGCACATAAAGTAGCGCCTGATACAATAGAGTTGAAAGATGATAAAGGACATGATCTTTGCTTCCTTGAGTCGTTGCGCCAGCAGCAGAAAAAAGCAGCAGGACAACCGCATTTCTCATTGTCAGATTTCATAAGGCCAGTAGAGAAAGGCAGTGACTACATGGGGGCTTTTGCAGTGGCTATACATGGTATAGAACCTCATTTGCAAAATTTTATGGATAATCACGATGATTATAATAAGATCATGCTGCAGGCCATGGCCGATAGGCTGGCTGAAGCCTTTGCAGAGGTACTGCACAAACGCACCCGCGCAGAGTTCTGGGGCTATGCCAAAGACGAGGATATTAATATTGCAGACCTGGTAAAGGAAAAATATCAGGGTATACGCCCTGCACCCGGTTATCCTGCCTGCCCGGATCATACTGAGAAATACAAACTGTTTGAATTGTTGAATGCTACCGAAGTAGCTGGTATACAGCTAACCGAATCGTTGGCCATGTATCCGGGGGCTGCAGTTTGTGGTTGGTACTTCAGCCACCCGCAAAGCACTTATTTTGGCGTTGGCAAGATTCAGGAAGATCAGTTGAGAGATTATGCTCATCGCAAAGGTATGAGTATTGAAGAAGCGACTAAATGGTTATCTCCAGTAATAGAAGCATAAACAATGAACGAACAAACAATGGACACTTTAGGGCAACATGATAATGGAGGTACTGACTCGAAATTTCTGAGGATAGTTGCGACAGTTGTCTCGTATATATTACACCCTGTTTTTATGCCTGTCCTTATGGCTTGGGTCATTTACCAGGTCAGCCCTGTAAGTTTTGTACAGTATGAAGGAAAGGCTCTGTCTATGGTATTCATACAGATAGCGCTGACAACCATATTCTTTCCTATATTGGTTGTATTGTTACTAAAAGGGTTGGGGTTCATAGATAGTATCCTGCTGCGCAAGAATAAGGAGCGGATAATACCCTTACTGGCAACCTTGATATGTTATTGGTGGATCAGTCATGTCTTCAAAAACCTGGATGCGCCGGTAATATTGCAGGTGCTTTTACGGGGCGCTTACTGGGGTATCATTGTACTGTTTATGTGCAGTATCTTCTTTAAAATAAGTATGCACACAATGGCAGCCGGAGGTATGCTGGGTGTACTCATTGTGCTGCTGATACTCAGCCCCGTTAGTATGACAGTACCACTGTTCATAGGTATTGTTGTGGCAGGAATAAGTGGCACAGCACGCATGTTATTAGGTGCGCATACCCAGTTTGAAATATGGTCGGGATATATTCTGGGTATACTCTCTATGCTGGCTGCTTACTGGTATATTGTGCTGTAATTATCTGTTTACACCGGTCTCTTCAACAATAGAATGTATTTTGTTATCAAGGTCAGTTGCTGCTTCTTCCAGCAATATTAATTTCTCTTTGTCAGCAATATAGTTGTCATCCTTTATTATATTAATAAGTCCCATGATAGAGGTAAGTGGCTGTCTGATGTCATGCGATTGCATGTGTGCTATGTTCTTCAACGACTCATTTTTCTCTTCAAGCGTTTTCAGATTTTCAGCCAGTACCTGGTAACTCAGTTCCAGCTCCATCAGGAAGGTTACTTGCCTGGCCATTACCGTCAATGCTTTTTGTTGCATTGTGGATATATTATTCGGTTTGCCATCAAACAGGCAAAGACTACCCATCCTGAGTCCATTTTTTAATGTAAGTGGAGCACCGGCATAAAAACGAACATTGGGTGGTTCATGCACAAGAGGATTATTATCAAAACGACTGTCTTCCAGTGCGTCCGGTATAATGGTCAGGCTGTCATTCTGTATGGTATATTGACAAAAAGAGGTCTCCCTGGGCATAGCCGGAGCGTCAATACCTGTTCTCACTTTTACCCAGTTCACTTCTTTATCTAACAGCGTAATAAGTGCTACAGGTGTGCCGCATAATTCAGCTGCGAAGTTGACAATATCCTGAAACTCATTAGATTTATCATAGTCCAGTAATAAAAAACGATTGACTGCCTCCAGGCGTTCATGCTCAAGTATTTCAGGCATATTGTTGCATTAAAGATTAGTACAAACAATATATACGCCTATCGATGGTAAAAGGTTCATTTCAGATGAAAATAAATGTGCAGGACACTTACCATCCGCTCTGCCATGGTACTGCTGAAGTTGTAGAGTGAAGGCCTGCTGGTATATCAAGCAGGTGCTCTGGTAATATCACCAGGCTTTCTATTTTGCCATCTGTTATCTTCCAGTGTGCTGCATTGCCTGTAGGGTTGTCATGTATTATCATCACAGGTGTGCCATTACGCACCAGTTTTCCTTTTTTATGTACCCATCCATTGGCCCAGTTATAGTTCCACTTTGCATCGGCCATAGAAACTCTAACGCAGCCATGAGATACAGGCTTGTTGATGGGTAGAGAATACTGGTGCACATGTAGTCCCCAAATGGCCTGAAAGTCGAACATGAAAAAGAGTTCCCACTTCTCTCCGGGAGGTGCCGCATTAGAAAGTCGGTACTCATCTTTCCAGTTGAAGTTATAACGCCCTGCCGGGGTCTTGTCATTTGTTCTGCCCGATGATAACAGCCCCCATCTCACCAGTTTGCCATATTCATATGCCCCGAATGTCTGTGTAAACTTGTCGATGATAAAAAGTTTCGCAACGGTGTCAGCAGCAGTGTAATAAAAAGGGTAGGGACTGTATGCTTTGAAATCCTGCACGAATGAGTCCGGTATCATCAACGCCCTGCCATTTTTGAAGTTGTCCCCGGTTATACGGTTGGTCAGTTCTACTATGTACCGTTTCATGGCGCTGTCATCGCCTGGTATGGAATCAATATGTGCCAGGAACTCTCCCCAGTTGCCAAGGCTGTCACCTTTTACATGGTCGCCGTATTCATACAGGTGCCAGCTTACTTTCTGCAGGTTGTCTACGGGCATAAGCTGGCTGTTCTGCAACCTGGCTACTTTGTCTTGGTCTACATAACCCTGTGCTGTTGCCAGCGGCAGGCAGTAGAGAAATACCAGTAAAGTGCATAACGAGCGGTTTGACATATACGAAACGTCTGAATCGTTTTTTTTAAGAATGGCAATATTAGCTCAAAATAGGAAACCTCCGTATGATAATTATCAGTACAGAAATTCAGTTTCTGTATTTTTAGGCGATGAATCTATTATTTGTTTGCAGTCGTAACCAATGGCGTAGCCCTACAGCAGAGGCCATTTACAGGAATATTGAAGGACTCAGTGTTAGTTCTGCAGGTACTGAACCATCTGCACGTGTAAGGTTGACCGCCAAAATGATAGATAGTGCAGATATTATATTCGTTATGGAGCAAGAGCACAAGGTACGTATCAGGCAAAATTTTCCACAAAATATGCAGGATAAGATCATTATTGTACTGGACATTCCGGACGAATATGGGTATATGGACGATGAACTGGTTGCCATGCTACGTGACAGTATAGATAGCCACTTGCAGCAAATAAGATAAAACGAATATCCCCGGAACGAATGACCGGGGATACAACTATTAATTACAAAAAACAATGCTTACTCTGATTCAGCTATCACCTCTTTCACTTCAGGTATCATGCGTTTCATCATACCTTCAATACCGGCCTTCAGGGTTATCATAGATGATGGGCAACCGGAGCAGGAACCCTGCATCATCAGTTTTACCACGCCGGCATCATAACCTTTAAAGCTGATAGCTCCACCATCCATCTCCACAGCAGGCTTTACATAGTTTTCTAAAAGTTCCTTTATGCGCTTTACTACATCTGTGTCGTCAGCGTTAATTGTATTGCTCTCTACTTTCTGTACTATCTGGTCTTCGTGCAGTACTACTTTACCCTCTTCAAGGTATTGCTTCAGAAACTCGCGTACTGAAGGAATTACTTCGTCCCATTGAGTCTCAGGAGTTTTGGTCAGAGTTACAAAATTGCTGGCGATAAATACCCCACGGATGAATGGGAATGCAAATAATTCTTTAGCCAGCGGTGAGGGTGCTGCACTTGCTTCATCAGGAAAATCAATGCTTTTACCGGGATACAACAGCTTGTTGGCTACAAACTTCATTGTCTCCGGATTAGGCGTCATTTCCGTGTATATGCTCACGATGGTATTTCCTGTCTTCAACATTTTTCAATTCAATTTGTTACAAAATTAAGCATTTAGCTATCTATCACCAATCAATTCCCCATATAGAGGTATAATAATTTACATTAACATAAAAATTAAAGTATTATGAAACACTTAATAGCAGGTCTATTTGTAATTGTATTATTAACTGCTGTCATGGCATGTTCTTCGCCCAGGCCTACAAGGGAGGTAGACCATACTAAGATGCAAAATAAAGCCATGAGGCACAGGAACCAGGCTACTGACCTGAACAATGCAGGGCATCAGAAAGATGAAATAAGAGCAAAAACAGAATAAGCGCTTTTAACATTGTGTTATAAAACTAACTGGTGCTGAGCTTGTTAGTAAACTAAGAGCTATCACGATGAAATATTTTATCAAACTAAAAAAACCAAATGTTATGAAGTACAAAATAATTATGTTAGCCGCGGCTGCTTTCGCGTTGACGCAAGTACAGGCTAATGCACAGATGAAAGGAGATGAAAAATGTGAGACTGAAACTATAGTGGTGACAAAAGGGGACAATACTAAATCGAATGTATTGGCTGCCTACGAGGTATGGGATAAGAATACCAACAGGAAAGAGGCACCCTGCACTACGGCATATGTACGTTATGATGTGCCAACCGGCAACCCCCGGTTGAAGGCCAGCTATGACATGCCCGGTGATGTGTATGAAGGTAAAGAGGTGCTTTCTAACGACGGCGTAGCTAAGAACATGCGACGCAATATGCACTACCTTAATTTCAGTGTAAGAAGGGTGCCTAATGACGGTGGCCTTTATATGAAAGAGTAACAAACAAATGATCTTTTAAGTGCCGCCTTTGTAGCGGCACTTTTTTATAAGTAATTCTACATGCACCGCTTAAAAGAGACATATGAGTTGCTGAAGGGCACTATCAGTTCGTTTGTTACAGATAATGTTACTAAACTGAGTGCTTCTCTTGCTTACTATACAGTATTCTCCCTAGGGCCTTTAATGCTGGTAGTTGTATCCGTTACAGGTGTGTTTTTTGAGACCAAGGACGTGATGTGGAAGGTGTACTGGCAATTGAAAGACCTGGTGGGCCAGAGCAGTGCCGACCAGTTGATAAACATCATTCGTGAGTTACAGGACAAAAATGCAGGAGCTTTCAGCCTGTTAGGTACTGGAATACTTTTATTCGGTGCCACTACCGTATTTGCAGATATGCAGGACAGCATGAACTATATATGGTCGGTAAAAGCAAAACCACGCTATGGCTGGTGGCGGTATATCAAGACAAGGTTATTATCTTTTTCAATGATCCTCGGCATCGCATTTTTACTCATGGTGTCGCTGATGCTCAGTTCGCTTATCAATGTTTTATCCAACAATCTCTTCGCTGATCTGCCGGATGAGCTGATATACATTATCTACCTGTTCGACTTTGTCCTGTCATTCGCAGTCATTACATTTTTATTCACTTGCATATATAAGCTGCTGCCTGATGTGGTTATCCGCTGGAAGGATGCCCTGAAGGGTGCAGTGTTCACAGGATCACTTTTTATGCTGGGCAAGTATGTCATAGGTATGTACATAGCATCAACAGAAATGAGTAATACTTATGGTGCGGCGGCATCAATAATCGTCATTTTGTTGTGGGTATATTATACAGCAATAATCCTCTATTTCGGGGCCGAGTTTACCAAAGTCAGTATCATTAGGTCGGGTGGAAAGACAGCATTGAAGAACAATGCAGTATTTATTGTTAAGCAGGAGAAAGAGTTGCAACCCTGGTAGGAGCTACTTCTCCATTAATGCCTTTACAGAACCTACAGACACAAACCTGAACACGAATATCCATACCAACGATACCGCACCGAACAAGAACATCTGGTACATCCATTCAACAGGTAAGAGTGTACAGCCATAGCCTGTAATGCCCAGCATAAGTATATAGCCAAGGTGGGCGGCGACCAGTTTAATGCTTTTGGCCAGCTTCAGGTTTTTGCCGGAGAAGAACATGTATAACACTGCCAGTGTAGATTGGGTGATAAAGGCCACCTGTGCCGCTCCCAAAGCCTGGTGCTGTGGTATCAGCCAAAGGTTCAGCGACAGGTTGATGATAACACCCACGACAGCTATTTTATTCAGCAGGATAAGATTGCCATTGGCTGTAAGCAGGGTAGAGTAGATATACATGATGCAATAGGCAGGAAAGCAAGCCATGAGCCAGGCAAACACTTGTCCACCATAAGCATCAGCATCGGTGTACAGCAATTGCATAATATCCGTGCCAAAGAACACTGCCGCACCTGTAGCTATAAATGCCGCCGGCAACAGCATATTGACTGATAACCTGACGATAGGCTGTATGTCATTTTGCTGCGAGAGCATCCGCCCGAACATAGGTAGCAACATGCCTGCGAACATAATGCCGAACATATTACCTACGTCCAGCAAGCGGTACCCTGCCGCATAGATACCCGCAAAGTTCTTACTCTCGGGTCCGCTCAGGCGTTCTACCAATATGGTATCTACCCGCATGTGTACAGCCATCAGGAATACCAGCGATGCGTAGGGCAGGCTTTTACGGATGATGCCCGTCACCTCATTTACATTCAGTGACAGGTTGAAGGATACTCCGGCCATTTTTTTCAATACTGCCATGCCGATCACTACAGCTACTGCGTAACTAATGATCTGTGCCACCACGAACCACTCTATTTTAAACCCGGCCGCAAATGCCGCACTGAATAGTAGTACACTGCATATGAGTATCATCAGCAGCTTATCAGTTACCGACAGGAGCGCATCCAGCCTGAACTTGTGCAGCGCCGATACATTGCTGCGCAGGAAGAGCATCAGCGAGTTGAGCGACTGAATGAGTAATATCCCTGTAAGCAGCAACATTTCCCGCCCCGAGTACCCGATTGCCAGCGCGGCACCCATTACCAGCACGCCATATACTAACACAAGTGCCAGCCGTGCCGAAAGCATGGCAGGAAACAGGGTGCGAAGTTTGCCGGGATTACTGGATATAATGTTGGTATTGTAATATGTAAGCCCGAAATCCAGCACGATATTGAATATCAGCCCCAGGTTCACCAAAGCCTGGTAGGTACCATAATCGGCATGGCCAACGGTGTTTTGTACGTTCCGGTCTATCAAAAACACCCATAACGGCTTCACCAGCAGGTTGACCGCTATTGTAAAAAGGAGGTTTTTGACAAAAAACTTACGCATTGGCTTAATATTCGTTGGCTGTAAGTGGTAAAATTATATTTTTGTCGCCATTACTATGCGTATAGGCGTAAATACAAGACTTTTATTGAAGGGAAAACTGGAAGGGATCGGCTGGTTCACCTGCCAGACACTGGAAAGAATGGTGCATGAACATCCTGAGCACGATTTTTTCTTTTTCTTCGACAGGCCCTATGATGAGTCTTTTGTTTTTTCTACCAATGTCACACCCGTGGTGGTGCCGCCGCAGGCCAGGCATCCTATCCTGTTCGCACTCTGGTTCGACTGGACACTACCCTATGTGCTTAAAAAGCACAAGATAGATGTATTTCTGTCGCCCGACGGATTTTGTTCGCTCAGGACGCCGATACCTACCTGCCTGGTGGTACACGACCTGGCTTTTGAGCATTATCCTGAACACCTTTCGTTTGCTAACAGGTATTACTGGCAGTTCTTTCAGCCAAAGTTTGCCAACAAAGCCAAAAGGATAGTGACCGTATCTGAATACTCCAAACAGGATATGGTGACCCAGTATGACATAGACCCTGCAAAAATAGACGTGGCCTGCAATGGGGTACACGATGCTTACCGTGAGCTGGAATGGCGGGAGAAAGAAGCTGTGAAAGAAAAGTATGCCGATGGCTGCGAGTACTTCGTTTTTGCCGGTGCCCTGCACCCCCGCAAGAACATACTGAACATGCTGAAGGCATTTGTTGCCTTCAAAAAAATGCAGCGCAGTAACATGAAGCTGGTGATCGTGGGCCGTTTTGCATGGAAGTATGAGGAGGTGCTGGAGATGAAGGAGAACATGCCTTTTAAGGATGATGTGAAATGGGTAGGCTATATGAACGTAGACGAGTTGCCCGCCGTGATAGGTGGTGCCTATGCTATGCTGTACCCATCGTTCTTCGAAGGTTTTGGCATACCCATACTGGAGGCTTTAAAATGTAATGTGCCTGCCATTGTAAGTAATACATCGTCTATGCCCGAAGTGGCCGGCGAAGCCGGGCTGCTGGTGAACCCTGCTGATGTAGAGGATATTGCCAACAAAATGGAGATGCTATACAAAGACGAAGCACTGAGGGCTAAACTCATCGCTCATGCACCGGAACAGGTAGCCAAATTTACCTGGGAAAGAGCCTCGAAAGTGCTTTGGGAGAATATGATGCAGTGCGTGAATAAGTAACGCATTTTGTTTCCAAAAGCTCCGTTTTGTTTCCTGTTTGTTTCCAAAACGACAACTTTATTTCATGCTGTTTCTGATGTAATTGGCTAATTACCAACTGTTTGCGGGTGTTTTGTTTCTTTTTGTTTCCTGCAAACGACTATTTTTAAAAAGTTGCCACTTTGTTCCCTTTTATCCTTTTCCGTTTCGTATTTCAAAGAGCTTGAATTGCCATATTTCCAATGCGCAATTATATTGTAAATATACGTAATTTTGTTGTATTTTAAAAATATAATGTGGACTGGGTAGGGTGATCTCGCTTTTGTGTCAATCAGGGGATTGACTGCCGGGAAGGACGTAGTCGGGGGCTACGCCCAACGGGGGTGGCATAAATTATAATTCTTCAAGTCTATAGTTTGGCATTTCATCATAAGTTCTTCCATTAAGGATCCTGCCAGCTTTTTTCTTGTTAGTACCACCCCATTGTTTAAAGAAAAATGCGACCCCTGCATTTTCGCATTGTTGTTGGATATCTAATGCCCAGTCGGGATCCATAGTGCGCGGCTTACGACCACTTTCACCACCAACAATTACCCAGTCTATGTTGTTTAGATTTATGTTTTCAAGAGGTCCTATAAGAGGCTCACAGGATAGAAACTTTACCCTTGCATTAGTTTGCCTTAAGTAGTCTATACGTTCAATTACTCTGTTGTCTTCTACAGAGACACCCATCCAAATATTATGTGTCCACTTTAGCTCTGTATGTAATTCTAAAAGACGTTCAGCTCGTTTGGTTAATACTTGGAAAACATGCTGTGGGTTTTCATTCATTACCTGAAATACCCTTTTAATAAATGATAGTGGTATTTGGGGATGGAATAAATCACTCATAGAGTTAACGAAAACAATTTTGGGTTGTTTCCATGTATAGGGTGTTTTAAGGGTGTCTGGATGAGTACGGACTTTAAAAGCATCTTTATATTTCTCAACTCCCATTGCTTGCAAACGTTTGGACATTACTTCTGCATAGCAATATTTGCACCCTGCTGAAATTTTTGTACACCCTGTTGTAGGGTTCCAGGTCATTTCGGTCCATTCTATGCTGCTCTGTGCCATTTATTTGATTTCAATTTTATGAATTTCCTCTCTATGAAGATTGCTCGAAATTAGTTTAAATCTGTATTCTATTTTATTACTTGATTTCAAGCGTTTTAAAATTACGTTTGCATCTTTAAGTAAAAAACCTTCAGTTAAGGTAAACAAGTATACAGACCTATTCGTATTTAAAGAACCATTGATTATTTTATCTTCTAATGTTTTTTCAAATACTTGTCTCTTATTTGGAACGTTTAAGTGAGGGAACATGGTAGGGGCATGTTCATTTATTTTTTCGTTGTCTATGTCAAAGTTAGCTTCTCCTCTTAAAGTGTCATTTTTCCAAGCAACATTTAGAAATTTTTCTATTCCTAAAGTGTGATTACTCCCAAATATTAATCCATATATGTTTGAACCTTTTTTTATTGAAAATGGGGCCAAATAGTATTCTTTATTCTCCGGTATTAAAGACTTATAAAAATCTAGCACTTTTCTGTGTACATCAAAGTAGTTTGCTTGTTTTATGTCATTGCTCAGAGTTGGAAAATACTTCTTAAACTCAGGAGTTTCTGCAAATCTTTTAAAATACGAAGACGAGAT encodes the following:
- the tcmP gene encoding three-Cys-motif partner protein TcmP encodes the protein MAVKSIFSEPFDEGTKSKLQLYKQYFEEWLPVFIAPQKVYWKNVQVFDFFAGEGCDITGYLGSPLIALSVINSLNQYIDKNGIDLKVLFNEKDPNSFEKLKRHVDEFETSGNYHVEKRCDEFKNVFDEYSESMKYSANFIFLDQNGIKEITEEVFKQLINLRKTDMLFYISSSYFKRFAETPEFKKYFPTLSNDIKQANYFDVHRKVLDFYKSLIPENKEYYLAPFSIKKGSNIYGLIFGSNHTLGIEKFLNVAWKNDTLRGEANFDIDNEKINEHAPTMFPHLNVPNKRQVFEKTLEDKIINGSLNTNRSVYLFTLTEGFLLKDANVILKRLKSSNKIEYRFKLISSNLHREEIHKIEIK